A section of the Myxocyprinus asiaticus isolate MX2 ecotype Aquarium Trade chromosome 22, UBuf_Myxa_2, whole genome shotgun sequence genome encodes:
- the LOC127413060 gene encoding ladderlectin-like isoform X2, translating into MAVWTIYLSFCLLFVLGGSACQDEWTAYGYRCFKFFNIPKTWVDAEKMCLAYDGNLASVHTHKEYTLIQNMIPVSSSAWIGGYDAVSEGVWFWSDGSKMNLQLWNTAEPNNAQGVEHCIEIDYGEQAAG; encoded by the exons ATGGCAGTCTGGACGATTTacctgtctttctgtcttctctTTGTTCTGGGTGGTTCAG CTTGCCAGGATGAATGGACTGCATATGGATATAGATGCTTCAAGTTTTTCAACATCCCAAAGACCTGGGTGGATGCAGAG AAAATGTGTTTGGCCTATGATGGGAACCTCGCCTCTGTACATACCCATAAAGAGTACACTTTAATACAGAACATGATCCCAGTTTCATCATCAGCCTGGATTGGGGGCTACGATGCTGTTTca GAGGGAGTATGGTTCTGGAGTGATGGATCCAAAATGAACTTGCAACTTTGGAACACTGCAGAACCCAATAACGCCCAAGGTGTTGAGCACTGCATTGAGATTGACTATGGAG
- the LOC127413060 gene encoding ladderlectin-like isoform X1, with product MAVWTIYLSFCLLFVLGGSACQDEWTAYGYRCFKFFNIPKTWVDAEKMCLAYDGNLASVHTHKEYTLIQNMIPVSSSAWIGGYDAVSEGVWFWSDGSKMNLQLWNTAEPNNAQGVEHCIEIDYGGTHMWNDQECTDKLPFVCVRLNKPKQMICA from the exons ATGGCAGTCTGGACGATTTacctgtctttctgtcttctctTTGTTCTGGGTGGTTCAG CTTGCCAGGATGAATGGACTGCATATGGATATAGATGCTTCAAGTTTTTCAACATCCCAAAGACCTGGGTGGATGCAGAG AAAATGTGTTTGGCCTATGATGGGAACCTCGCCTCTGTACATACCCATAAAGAGTACACTTTAATACAGAACATGATCCCAGTTTCATCATCAGCCTGGATTGGGGGCTACGATGCTGTTTca GAGGGAGTATGGTTCTGGAGTGATGGATCCAAAATGAACTTGCAACTTTGGAACACTGCAGAACCCAATAACGCCCAAGGTGTTGAGCACTGCATTGAGATTGACTATGGAG gCACACACATGTGGAATGACCAAGAATGTACAGACAAGTTACCTTTTGTGTGTGTCAGActtaacaaaccaaaacaaatgaTTTGTGCCTGA